A single genomic interval of Nocardioides palaemonis harbors:
- a CDS encoding aldehyde dehydrogenase (NADP(+)), producing the protein MTDQATSITPTSIVAGTDSENPDVVAATTAAAEAFAAYRATSPDERGAFLEAVAAEIEADREAIVAEAVRESGLPEGRIAGEVGRTTGQLRLFAGVVRRGDHLGVRIDPALPDREPLPRADIRQRMVPLGPVAVFGASNFPLAFSTAGGDTASALAAGCPVVVKGHPAHPVTGTLVARAITRAVERSGLPAGTFSFVLGGIETGQELVADPRITAVGFTGSRGGGLAIVRAAAAREVPIPVYAEMSSVNPVVVLPGALEGDPTALATAYVASLTLGSGQFCTNPGLLFLPRGEQGDAFLRAAGEAVAAATGQTMLTPGIAEAYRSGTAALRDVAGVRVVGEGSAAGDLAPAPQVVEAPGLDRPVTDEVFGASGVVVRFDDAADLLPRLEGLEGQLTATVHATDVDADAAATLLPVLETKAGRILFNGWPTGVEVGHAMVHGGPFPATSDSRTTSVGSLAIERFQRPVAYQDVPAALLPDAVRDDNPWGLRRRIDGDLE; encoded by the coding sequence ATGACCGACCAGGCCACCTCGATCACTCCGACGTCCATCGTGGCGGGCACCGACTCCGAGAACCCCGACGTCGTCGCCGCCACCACGGCTGCCGCCGAGGCGTTCGCCGCCTACCGCGCCACCAGCCCGGACGAGCGCGGCGCCTTCCTGGAGGCGGTCGCCGCCGAGATCGAGGCCGACCGCGAGGCGATCGTCGCCGAGGCGGTGCGCGAGAGCGGCCTGCCCGAGGGTCGCATCGCCGGGGAGGTCGGACGTACGACCGGCCAGCTGCGGTTGTTCGCCGGCGTCGTGCGCCGTGGCGACCACCTCGGCGTCCGCATCGACCCGGCCCTGCCGGACCGCGAGCCGCTGCCGCGTGCCGACATCCGCCAGCGGATGGTGCCGCTCGGCCCGGTCGCTGTCTTCGGCGCCAGCAACTTCCCGCTCGCCTTCTCCACCGCGGGCGGGGACACCGCGTCCGCGCTGGCCGCGGGCTGCCCGGTCGTCGTGAAGGGTCACCCCGCGCACCCGGTCACCGGCACCCTCGTCGCCCGGGCGATCACCCGCGCGGTCGAGAGGTCCGGCCTCCCCGCCGGCACCTTCTCCTTCGTGCTCGGCGGCATCGAGACCGGCCAGGAGCTCGTGGCCGACCCGCGCATCACCGCGGTCGGCTTCACCGGCTCCCGCGGGGGCGGCCTCGCGATCGTGCGGGCCGCCGCGGCGCGCGAGGTACCGATCCCGGTCTACGCCGAGATGTCGTCGGTCAACCCCGTCGTCGTCCTGCCGGGCGCGCTCGAGGGCGACCCGACCGCGCTCGCGACGGCGTACGTCGCCAGCCTCACGCTCGGCTCCGGCCAGTTCTGCACCAATCCCGGCCTGCTCTTCCTCCCCCGCGGCGAGCAGGGCGACGCGTTCCTGCGCGCCGCCGGTGAGGCGGTCGCCGCAGCGACCGGTCAGACGATGCTCACCCCCGGCATCGCCGAGGCCTACCGCTCCGGCACCGCCGCGCTCCGCGACGTCGCGGGCGTCCGCGTCGTCGGCGAGGGCTCGGCCGCCGGCGACCTCGCACCCGCCCCGCAGGTGGTGGAGGCACCCGGGCTCGACCGCCCCGTCACCGACGAGGTCTTCGGCGCGTCCGGCGTCGTCGTCCGCTTCGACGACGCGGCCGACCTGCTGCCCCGCCTCGAGGGCCTCGAGGGCCAGCTCACCGCCACCGTCCACGCCACGGACGTCGACGCCGATGCGGCGGCCACGCTGCTGCCGGTGCTCGAGACGAAGGCCGGCCGGATCCTCTTCAACGGCTGGCCCACCGGCGTCGAGGTGGGCCACGCGATGGTCCACGGCGGTCCCTTCCCGGCCACCTCCGACAGCCGCACGACCAGCGTCGGCAGCCTGGCCATCGAGCGGTTCCAGCGACCGGTCGCCTACCAGGACGTCCCGGCGGCGCTGCTGCCCGACGCCGTGCGCGACGACAACCCCTGGGGCCTGCGCCGCCGGATCGACGGGGACCTGGAGTGA
- a CDS encoding enolase C-terminal domain-like protein, translated as MSTTTIAKVDVVPVAGHDSMLLNLSGAHGPFFTRNIAVVTDSEGREGLGEVPGGEAIRATVADAAELLVGQPVATFRTLLRRVATAYADRDAGGRGLQTFDLRTTIHAVTALESALLDLSGQALGVPVAELLGDGQQRTSVPMLGYLFYVGDPDRTDLPYLRETPSGSGGVDDWERVRREEAMTPEAVVRLAEAAQARYGFSDFKLKGGVLPGEEEVAAVTALHERFPDARITLDPNGGWLLDDAVRLLQGKDDVLAYAEDPCGAEGGFSGREVMAEFKRRTGLRTATNMVATDWRQMADAVRTNAVDIPLADPHFWTMAGSVRVAQLCQDFGLTWGSHSNNHFDVSLAMFTHVGAAAPGEITALDTHWIWQDGQGLTQQPLEIVDGAIAVPSTPGLGVTLDRDRLAEAHELYLEHGLGARDDAVAMQYLVEDWVFDPKRPCLVR; from the coding sequence GTGAGCACCACGACGATCGCGAAGGTCGACGTCGTCCCGGTCGCCGGGCACGACTCGATGCTGCTCAACCTCAGCGGCGCCCACGGCCCGTTCTTCACCCGCAACATCGCCGTCGTCACCGACTCCGAGGGCCGCGAGGGCCTCGGCGAGGTGCCGGGCGGCGAGGCGATCCGCGCGACCGTCGCCGACGCCGCCGAGCTGCTCGTCGGGCAGCCGGTCGCGACCTTCCGCACCCTGCTGCGGCGGGTGGCGACGGCGTACGCCGACCGCGACGCCGGCGGTCGGGGCCTGCAGACCTTCGACCTCCGCACCACGATCCACGCCGTCACCGCGCTCGAGTCGGCGCTCCTCGACCTCTCCGGGCAGGCCCTGGGCGTCCCGGTCGCCGAGCTGCTCGGCGACGGCCAGCAGCGCACCAGCGTGCCGATGCTCGGCTACCTCTTCTACGTCGGCGACCCCGACCGCACCGACCTGCCCTACCTCCGCGAGACCCCGTCCGGATCAGGCGGCGTCGACGACTGGGAGCGGGTGCGCCGTGAGGAGGCGATGACGCCCGAGGCGGTCGTCCGGCTCGCGGAGGCCGCGCAGGCGCGCTACGGCTTCAGCGACTTCAAGCTCAAGGGCGGTGTGCTGCCCGGCGAGGAGGAGGTCGCCGCGGTCACCGCGCTGCACGAGCGGTTCCCCGACGCCCGGATCACCCTCGACCCCAACGGCGGCTGGCTGCTCGACGACGCGGTCCGGCTGCTCCAGGGCAAGGACGACGTCCTGGCCTACGCCGAGGACCCGTGCGGCGCCGAGGGCGGCTTCTCCGGGCGCGAGGTGATGGCCGAATTCAAGCGCCGCACCGGGCTGCGCACCGCCACCAACATGGTCGCCACCGACTGGCGCCAGATGGCCGACGCGGTGCGGACCAACGCGGTCGACATCCCGCTCGCCGACCCGCACTTCTGGACCATGGCCGGCTCCGTGCGCGTCGCCCAGCTGTGCCAGGACTTCGGCCTGACCTGGGGCTCGCACTCCAACAACCACTTCGACGTCTCGCTCGCCATGTTCACCCACGTCGGGGCCGCCGCACCCGGCGAGATCACCGCGCTCGACACCCACTGGATCTGGCAGGACGGGCAGGGGCTCACGCAGCAGCCGCTGGAGATCGTCGACGGTGCGATCGCGGTGCCGTCGACGCCCGGGCTCGGCGTCACGCTCGACCGCGACCGGCTCGCCGAGGCGCACGAGCTCTACCTGGAGCACGGCCTGGGCGCGCGCGACGACGCGGTCGCCATGCAGTACCTCGTGGAGGACTGGGTCTTCGATCCCAAGCGCCCCTGCCTCGTGCGCTGA
- a CDS encoding GNAT family N-acetyltransferase, whose amino-acid sequence MSVLDVDLPDGLRHRPLTREDAPAVLAAIVAEEVRDLGESSMTLADVEADWLRPSHDMADTVGVLDGDRLVAYADLVSPTSACAAVLPDHQGRGIGTALARWVQQRARLAGSDRVGSQVPAGSAADRLMTDLGYEVLWTAWDLELPPDRRLERRPLPPGHVVADAAPGDHPQVWALLEDAFLEWADRERQTFADFGARVWGRPDHEPWNLRVVRDSGGELVGATHVVVLGGGEVAHVARIAVRPDRRGRGLARAMLVDAFAVARGHGAVRATLATDSRAGARALYERAGMVVTSTWVNRSARL is encoded by the coding sequence ATGAGCGTCCTGGACGTCGACCTCCCCGACGGGCTGCGCCACCGGCCCCTGACCCGCGAGGACGCCCCGGCCGTGCTGGCTGCCATCGTCGCCGAGGAGGTCCGCGACCTGGGCGAGTCGTCGATGACGCTCGCCGACGTCGAGGCCGACTGGTTGCGCCCGAGCCACGACATGGCCGACACCGTCGGTGTCCTCGACGGCGACCGGCTGGTCGCCTACGCCGACCTCGTCTCGCCGACGTCGGCCTGCGCGGCCGTCCTGCCCGACCACCAGGGCCGAGGCATCGGCACGGCACTGGCGCGGTGGGTGCAGCAGCGCGCCCGGCTCGCCGGCTCCGACCGGGTCGGTTCGCAAGTGCCCGCGGGCAGCGCCGCCGACCGGCTGATGACCGACCTGGGCTACGAGGTGCTGTGGACCGCGTGGGACCTCGAGCTGCCACCCGACCGCCGGCTCGAGCGCCGTCCGCTCCCGCCGGGGCACGTCGTGGCCGACGCCGCGCCGGGGGACCATCCGCAGGTGTGGGCGCTGCTCGAGGACGCCTTCCTCGAGTGGGCCGATCGCGAGCGCCAGACCTTCGCGGACTTCGGCGCGCGCGTCTGGGGCCGCCCCGACCACGAGCCGTGGAACCTGCGGGTCGTCCGGGACTCCGGGGGCGAGCTCGTGGGGGCGACCCACGTGGTCGTCCTCGGCGGTGGCGAGGTCGCCCACGTCGCCCGGATCGCGGTCCGCCCCGACCGCCGGGGTCGCGGCCTGGCTCGGGCGATGCTGGTCGACGCGTTCGCCGTCGCGCGGGGGCACGGCGCCGTCCGTGCCACCCTCGCGACCGACTCCCGCGCCGGCGCGCGGGCGCTCTACGAGCGCGCGGGCATGGTCGTCACCTCGACCTGGGTCAATCGGAGCGCCCGCCTCTGA
- a CDS encoding PfkB family carbohydrate kinase, with the protein MSRVVHTGQALVDVVVEVPDLPARGRNVMASSATDYAGGAVTVLHAAARFGASCVHAGSIGTGPHGDLVRAALAADGVAASAPPVPDLDTGICVVMVEPSAERTFVTTLGAERRISVASLATSDPGPGDLVCVTGFSLALDATRDPLLAWLPTLHPEVVVVLDPGAAFAGLPADVRRAMLAVTDVWSSNAEEAEDLLREVGQEPPSDLADLTTAVAPLLRGDAVAIVRDGPEGCAVHVGGGETTYVPGFPQTPVDTNGAGDTHTGALLAELTAGTGWVEGCRRANAAAAIKVTRRGTQSAPTAAEVDAFLAHLAG; encoded by the coding sequence GTGAGCCGGGTCGTCCACACCGGCCAGGCGCTGGTCGACGTCGTCGTCGAGGTGCCCGACCTCCCGGCCCGCGGCCGGAACGTGATGGCCTCCTCCGCCACCGACTACGCCGGCGGCGCGGTCACCGTGCTCCACGCGGCCGCCCGCTTCGGCGCCTCGTGCGTCCACGCCGGCTCGATCGGCACCGGACCGCACGGCGACCTGGTCCGCGCGGCGCTCGCCGCCGACGGGGTCGCCGCGTCCGCCCCACCGGTGCCCGACCTCGACACCGGCATCTGCGTGGTGATGGTCGAGCCCAGCGCGGAGCGCACCTTCGTCACCACCCTCGGCGCCGAGCGGCGGATCTCGGTGGCCTCGCTCGCCACGTCCGACCCCGGGCCGGGCGACCTGGTCTGCGTCACCGGCTTCTCGCTGGCGCTCGACGCCACGCGCGACCCGCTGCTCGCGTGGCTGCCGACCCTCCACCCCGAGGTGGTCGTCGTGCTCGACCCCGGCGCCGCGTTCGCCGGGCTGCCCGCGGACGTACGTCGGGCGATGCTGGCGGTCACCGACGTGTGGTCGAGCAACGCCGAGGAGGCCGAGGACCTGCTCCGCGAGGTTGGTCAGGAGCCTCCGTCGGACCTCGCGGACCTCACCACCGCGGTCGCTCCCCTGCTCCGCGGCGACGCCGTGGCGATCGTCCGCGACGGGCCGGAGGGCTGTGCGGTGCACGTCGGGGGTGGGGAGACGACGTACGTCCCCGGCTTCCCGCAGACCCCCGTCGACACCAACGGCGCGGGCGACACCCACACCGGCGCGCTCCTCGCCGAGCTCACCGCCGGCACCGGCTGGGTCGAGGGCTGCCGCCGCGCCAACGCGGCCGCGGCGATCAAGGTGACCCGCCGCGGCACGCAGTCGGCGCCCACCGCCGCCGAGGTCGACGCGTTCCTGGCCCACCTCGCTGGTTGA
- a CDS encoding BTAD domain-containing putative transcriptional regulator, with protein MLEVRAFGSVRARLDGVPVDLGGPRQRAVLGMLVAAGRRTVSTDRFLEELWSGEPPPSAAGALQAYVSRLRSALEPDREKRRPAAVLVSNPPGYALSRPVEAVDTWHFASLVQGSTTLPDRDAVASLDDALALWTDEPFAEYADQEWAATEAARLRELRAEAVELRAGATLRLGRGPHAVADLEEHVRSHPLREQAVGLLARAYYQSGRQAEALSTLASLRTRLVEELGVDPGPDLRALESDILRQAAHLALPHPPVDLVRSDPGHPRGPDAGGDAPLLVGREDELARLAAAAATLRQRAGVVWVEGDAGYGKSALVARFADQSVGAWSVVRGHCSEVAGAPPGLAWREILDDLGGPSPEDPHPFALADAVRRELEQRGVPTLMLLEDVHRADDDTLQVLWRLLESTRAPVLVVATFRSHEVGRDLATALALTSERTLDRIVLGGLDDAAARDLLAQHVDALPDGVWRRLVDRSAGNPLFLRQLAQLVQSEGIAAVDTVPAAIRDLLLRRIERLPAATVDALSRASVLGRDIDFDLVLALEQEWGDADEDAVAGHLDAGLVAGLLDTPRPAELRFTHALIRDTFYGRLAPLRRTRLHRAALATLRRERPDRVEEIAHHATESLDRRGAADAVALLVAAAGRSGHAGAVPHLRSALRALDLAGAAPRESFAVRLDLVRALAGDGNSTAAVAERQVAIEEARAHGTPFDEARAWQWRSPMMWTRRASDTAEPAVLDRLRDLLATIGDDDPTLRVELLNALVIEADPWNIDVVVDAAAEALALAAGVGDLELECRALNASYFGVLASDDPHLLGRTGSRMLELAERGGLHGYAAVAHMHLHSAAVAEADLGTAATHIEAAVRAGTSGQLPELVLLAAIFEATSRLLQSDVDGARTAFDGVCRTITDAGDPNGFYIWLWAMFAVEFAAGDTSRLHHDAVRMTELMPWHSTDLVVVTLLDAGEDDAARAAWRPIPMQHDATWLFDAAVRAHVVHALDDVDHAQELYDALLPWSGQLARTLNGALAMGPVDHYLGLLATTLGDHAAAARHLDAAQDLTGPGRATTWDRTWVRTPQHLRVTTRH; from the coding sequence ATGCTCGAGGTCCGCGCCTTCGGCAGCGTCCGCGCCCGGCTCGACGGCGTACCCGTCGACCTGGGCGGACCACGCCAGCGGGCCGTCCTCGGGATGCTCGTCGCCGCCGGACGCCGCACGGTCTCCACCGACCGCTTCCTCGAGGAGCTGTGGAGCGGCGAGCCGCCGCCCAGCGCCGCGGGTGCCCTGCAGGCCTACGTGTCGCGGCTCAGGTCAGCACTCGAGCCCGACCGCGAGAAGCGCCGGCCGGCCGCCGTCCTGGTCAGCAACCCGCCCGGCTACGCCCTGTCCCGCCCCGTCGAGGCGGTCGACACCTGGCACTTCGCCTCCCTCGTCCAGGGCTCGACGACGCTCCCCGACCGGGACGCGGTGGCGTCGCTCGACGACGCGCTGGCCCTGTGGACGGACGAGCCGTTCGCCGAGTACGCCGACCAGGAGTGGGCGGCCACCGAGGCGGCGCGGCTGCGCGAGCTGCGCGCCGAGGCGGTCGAGCTCCGGGCGGGCGCCACCCTGCGCCTGGGACGCGGGCCGCACGCGGTCGCCGACCTCGAGGAGCACGTCCGCTCCCACCCCCTGCGCGAGCAGGCGGTCGGCCTGCTCGCGCGCGCCTACTACCAGTCGGGCCGCCAGGCAGAGGCCCTGTCGACGCTGGCCTCGTTGCGCACCCGTCTGGTCGAGGAGCTCGGCGTCGACCCGGGTCCGGACCTGCGCGCCCTCGAGTCCGACATCCTCCGCCAGGCCGCCCACCTCGCGCTCCCGCACCCGCCCGTCGACCTCGTCCGCAGCGACCCCGGTCATCCCCGCGGGCCGGACGCCGGGGGCGACGCCCCACTCCTGGTGGGGCGCGAGGACGAGCTGGCCCGCCTGGCGGCCGCCGCGGCCACGCTGCGCCAGCGCGCCGGGGTGGTCTGGGTCGAGGGCGACGCGGGCTACGGCAAGTCGGCGCTCGTCGCCCGCTTCGCCGACCAGTCCGTGGGCGCGTGGTCCGTCGTGCGCGGCCACTGCTCGGAGGTGGCGGGCGCACCCCCGGGGCTCGCCTGGCGCGAGATCCTCGACGACCTCGGGGGCCCCTCCCCTGAGGACCCGCACCCCTTCGCGCTCGCCGACGCCGTGCGTCGCGAGCTCGAGCAGCGTGGCGTGCCGACGCTGATGCTGCTCGAGGACGTGCACCGCGCCGACGACGACACCCTCCAGGTGCTCTGGCGGCTCCTCGAGTCGACCCGTGCGCCAGTCCTCGTGGTGGCGACCTTCCGCAGCCACGAGGTGGGGCGCGACCTCGCCACCGCCCTCGCCCTGACCTCCGAGCGGACCCTGGACCGGATCGTGCTCGGCGGCCTCGACGACGCGGCCGCCCGCGACCTGCTGGCGCAGCACGTCGACGCCCTGCCCGACGGCGTCTGGCGGCGACTCGTGGACCGGTCCGCGGGCAACCCGCTGTTCCTCCGGCAGCTCGCCCAGCTGGTGCAGTCCGAGGGCATCGCCGCGGTCGACACCGTCCCCGCCGCGATCCGCGACCTGCTGCTGCGCCGGATCGAGCGCCTGCCCGCGGCCACCGTCGACGCCCTGTCCCGCGCGTCGGTGCTGGGCCGTGACATCGACTTCGACCTCGTGCTCGCCCTCGAGCAGGAGTGGGGCGACGCCGACGAGGACGCGGTCGCCGGCCACCTCGACGCGGGGTTGGTGGCGGGTCTTCTCGACACGCCGCGACCGGCCGAGCTCCGCTTCACCCACGCGCTCATCCGCGACACCTTCTACGGACGCCTCGCCCCGCTGCGCCGGACCAGGCTGCACCGGGCCGCCCTGGCCACGCTGCGCCGGGAGCGGCCCGACCGGGTGGAGGAGATCGCCCACCACGCGACCGAGAGCCTCGACCGACGCGGCGCGGCCGACGCCGTCGCCCTGCTCGTCGCCGCGGCGGGGCGCAGCGGGCACGCCGGCGCCGTCCCCCACCTGCGCAGCGCCCTGCGCGCGCTCGACCTCGCCGGAGCGGCGCCCCGCGAGTCGTTCGCGGTCCGCCTCGACCTCGTACGAGCCCTGGCCGGCGACGGGAACAGCACGGCCGCCGTGGCGGAGCGGCAGGTGGCGATCGAGGAGGCTCGCGCCCACGGCACCCCGTTCGACGAGGCGCGCGCGTGGCAGTGGCGATCGCCCATGATGTGGACGCGGCGCGCGAGCGACACGGCCGAGCCGGCCGTGCTGGACCGGCTGCGCGACCTGCTCGCGACCATCGGCGACGACGACCCCACCCTGCGCGTCGAGCTGCTCAACGCGTTGGTCATCGAGGCCGACCCGTGGAACATCGACGTCGTCGTGGACGCCGCCGCCGAGGCCCTCGCCCTCGCCGCCGGCGTCGGCGACCTCGAGCTCGAGTGCCGCGCGCTCAACGCGAGCTACTTCGGGGTGCTGGCCTCGGACGACCCGCACCTGCTGGGCCGGACCGGCTCCCGGATGCTCGAGCTCGCCGAGCGGGGCGGTCTGCACGGCTACGCGGCGGTGGCGCACATGCACCTGCACTCCGCAGCCGTCGCCGAGGCGGACCTCGGGACGGCAGCGACCCACATCGAGGCCGCGGTCCGCGCCGGCACGAGCGGCCAGCTGCCGGAGCTCGTGCTGCTCGCCGCGATCTTCGAGGCCACCAGCCGGCTGCTGCAGTCCGACGTCGACGGGGCGCGGACCGCGTTCGACGGCGTGTGCCGGACCATCACCGACGCCGGCGACCCGAACGGCTTCTACATCTGGCTGTGGGCCATGTTCGCCGTCGAGTTCGCGGCCGGCGACACCTCCCGCCTCCACCACGACGCGGTCCGCATGACCGAGCTGATGCCGTGGCACTCGACGGACCTCGTCGTGGTCACCCTCCTCGACGCCGGCGAGGACGACGCGGCCCGGGCCGCGTGGCGGCCGATCCCGATGCAGCACGACGCCACCTGGCTCTTCGACGCCGCCGTGCGCGCCCACGTCGTGCACGCGCTCGACGACGTCGACCACGCGCAGGAGCTCTACGACGCGCTGCTGCCGTGGTCGGGCCAGCTCGCCCGGACCCTCAACGGCGCCCTCGCGATGGGGCCGGTCGACCACTACCTCGGCCTCCTCGCGACCACCCTCGGCGACCACGCCGCCGCGGCGAGGCACCTCGACGCCGCCCAGGACCTCACCGGCCCGGGACGCGCCACCACGTGGGACCGCACCTGGGTCCGCACGCCGCAGCACCTCCGGGTGACCACCCGCCACTGA
- the kdgD gene encoding 5-dehydro-4-deoxyglucarate dehydratase: MTNYSPTELVETLGRGLLSFPVTHFDADLQVDEAAYREHLEWLSGYDVAGLFAAGGTGEGFSLSGDEADRVVRTAVAGAAGRVPVLAPATGSTVNAIAQVRAAEEAGADGILLMPPYLTEAGQRGLVEHVSAVCAATSLGVIYYSRANAVLGVEALEQACARNANLVGFKDGVGSIEQMTRTYAQLGDRLVYVGGLPTAEVFALPLLQLGVTTYSSAIFNFVPQFALDFYDAVRRQDQKVVYAMLNDFVIPYTRIRDREPGYAVSIVKAGLAAVGRPAGPVRPPLSDLTDAERAELQALVDAVAGSQA, translated from the coding sequence GTGACGAACTACAGCCCCACCGAGCTGGTCGAGACCCTGGGCAGGGGCCTGCTCTCGTTCCCGGTGACCCACTTCGACGCGGACCTGCAGGTCGACGAGGCGGCCTACCGCGAGCACCTCGAGTGGCTCAGCGGCTACGACGTGGCCGGGCTCTTCGCCGCCGGCGGGACGGGCGAGGGCTTCTCGCTGAGCGGCGACGAGGCCGACCGGGTGGTGCGCACCGCCGTCGCCGGGGCTGCCGGCCGGGTGCCGGTGCTCGCGCCGGCGACCGGGTCGACGGTCAACGCGATCGCGCAGGTCCGGGCCGCGGAGGAGGCGGGCGCCGACGGCATCCTGCTGATGCCGCCCTACCTCACCGAGGCCGGGCAGCGCGGGCTCGTCGAGCACGTCAGCGCGGTGTGCGCCGCGACCAGCCTCGGCGTCATCTACTACTCCCGCGCCAATGCCGTCCTCGGCGTCGAGGCGCTCGAGCAGGCCTGCGCGCGCAACGCCAACCTCGTCGGCTTCAAGGACGGCGTCGGGTCGATCGAGCAGATGACCCGCACCTACGCCCAGCTCGGCGACCGGCTGGTCTACGTCGGCGGGCTGCCGACCGCGGAGGTCTTCGCGCTCCCGCTGCTCCAGCTCGGCGTCACGACCTACAGCTCGGCGATCTTCAACTTCGTGCCGCAGTTCGCGCTCGACTTCTACGACGCCGTGCGCCGACAGGACCAGAAGGTCGTCTACGCCATGCTCAACGACTTCGTCATCCCCTACACCCGGATCCGCGACCGCGAGCCGGGCTACGCCGTGTCCATCGTCAAGGCCGGCCTCGCCGCCGTCGGCCGTCCCGCCGGTCCCGTCCGGCCGCCGCTGTCGGACCTCACCGACGCCGAGCGCGCGGAGCTGCAGGCCCTCGTGGACGCCGTGGCAGGCTCGCAGGCCTGA
- a CDS encoding hemerythrin domain-containing protein, giving the protein MDLRAPSVPPSVPPAVVAALRRTVAGRILYPADPAFDAHAADHPAARRPDVVVVATSEADVVAAARVAEAHGLRWTDPGPADVPSMLVLATRVDGVLVDPAARTATAGPGASWDDVAAAAARSGLAPLTRSDAPGSVAAAVLAGTAAATALRVVRPDGFAHLVDVPPTGVVPDGILTAVVVPLVVRTPSTPSTPSTPSTTETPRTTMTTTLPPLLLPGQAAAPPGPCDLTGMYVMHHGFRRDLARFDTAVARTPADDRPTWRALVERWARFSHELHEHHAKEDVGLWPVLLDRVGAEDRAVLEAMEEEHGLIDPLLAQVSAGLAAFAAGSASAVGPAERAALVDAVHTLRGTLDAHLSHEEVDAIRIIQAHVGAEEWAELEATVLRGRLSPRQMLFMLPWATDELPAEAVDRLFAGAPAPVRWFHALGRRAYVRLDRRAFVHA; this is encoded by the coding sequence ATGGATCTCCGCGCTCCCTCCGTCCCACCCTCCGTCCCGCCCGCCGTCGTCGCCGCGCTCCGGCGCACCGTCGCCGGCCGGATCCTCTACCCGGCCGACCCGGCCTTCGACGCCCACGCCGCGGACCACCCCGCTGCTCGGCGGCCCGACGTGGTGGTCGTCGCGACCTCCGAGGCCGACGTCGTCGCGGCGGCGCGCGTCGCCGAGGCCCACGGCCTGAGGTGGACGGACCCGGGCCCGGCCGACGTCCCGTCGATGCTGGTCCTGGCCACGCGGGTGGACGGCGTCCTCGTCGACCCGGCGGCCCGCACCGCCACCGCCGGGCCCGGCGCCTCGTGGGACGACGTCGCCGCAGCCGCCGCGCGTTCGGGCCTCGCCCCGCTGACCCGCTCCGACGCACCGGGTTCGGTGGCTGCCGCCGTGCTCGCCGGCACGGCCGCGGCGACCGCGCTCCGCGTGGTGCGCCCCGACGGCTTCGCCCACCTCGTCGACGTCCCCCCGACCGGCGTGGTCCCCGACGGGATCCTCACCGCCGTCGTCGTGCCCCTCGTCGTCCGGACCCCTTCCACCCCTTCCACGCCGTCCACCCCGTCCACCACCGAGACCCCGAGGACCACCATGACCACGACCCTCCCGCCCCTGCTCCTCCCCGGCCAGGCCGCCGCTCCCCCGGGACCGTGCGACCTCACGGGCATGTACGTCATGCACCACGGCTTCCGCCGCGACCTGGCGCGGTTCGACACCGCTGTCGCCCGCACGCCAGCCGACGACCGACCCACGTGGCGCGCGCTCGTCGAGCGGTGGGCGCGCTTCAGCCACGAGCTGCACGAGCACCACGCCAAGGAGGACGTCGGGCTCTGGCCCGTGCTGCTCGACCGCGTGGGCGCCGAGGACCGCGCCGTCCTCGAGGCGATGGAGGAGGAGCACGGGCTCATCGACCCGCTGCTGGCGCAGGTCTCGGCAGGGCTCGCCGCGTTCGCTGCGGGGAGCGCGTCGGCCGTCGGGCCGGCCGAGCGGGCTGCCCTCGTCGACGCGGTGCACACCCTGCGGGGCACCCTCGACGCGCACCTGTCCCACGAGGAGGTCGACGCCATCCGCATCATCCAGGCACACGTCGGCGCCGAGGAGTGGGCCGAGCTGGAGGCGACCGTCCTGCGCGGCAGGTTGTCGCCGAGGCAGATGCTGTTCATGCTCCCGTGGGCGACCGACGAGCTGCCGGCGGAGGCGGTGGACCGGCTGTTCGCCGGCGCACCCGCACCGGTCCGGTGGTTCCACGCCCTCGGCCGCCGTGCCTACGTCCGGCTCGACCGTCGCGCCTTCGTCCACGCATGA
- a CDS encoding pyridoxamine 5'-phosphate oxidase family protein, whose translation MAHDEGAAKVAELVDDAQICMMTTMTSDGRHVSRPMGLQDVEFDGDLWFFTYDDSDKARQISEHEQVNVGFSDQKQSAWTSVSGRAEVVHDRQKAEELWSPLMKTWFPDGLETPGLALIKVHAESAEYWESSSSKVVRLIGAARAAVTGDPDTFPATNETVEL comes from the coding sequence GTGGCGCACGACGAGGGAGCAGCCAAGGTCGCCGAGCTGGTGGACGACGCGCAGATCTGCATGATGACGACGATGACGTCCGACGGGCGCCACGTGAGCCGCCCGATGGGCCTGCAGGACGTCGAGTTCGACGGCGACCTGTGGTTCTTCACCTACGACGACTCGGACAAGGCGCGACAGATCTCCGAGCACGAACAGGTCAACGTCGGCTTCTCCGACCAGAAGCAGAGCGCCTGGACGTCAGTGTCCGGGCGGGCCGAGGTCGTCCACGACCGGCAGAAGGCCGAGGAGCTCTGGTCGCCGCTGATGAAGACGTGGTTCCCCGACGGCCTGGAGACCCCGGGCCTCGCGCTGATCAAGGTGCACGCCGAGTCCGCGGAGTACTGGGAGAGCTCGTCGAGCAAGGTGGTCCGGCTGATCGGCGCCGCCCGTGCCGCCGTGACCGGGGATCCCGACACGTTCCCCGCCACCAACGAGACGGTCGAGCTCTAG